From one Takifugu rubripes chromosome 14, fTakRub1.2, whole genome shotgun sequence genomic stretch:
- the ccdc69 gene encoding coiled-coil domain-containing protein 69, whose protein sequence is MGCTHSKKKSKGKTAEKKQNGVCDGGQRAAGGQDVYLEKQLEQFEWQLRTLKEVLSANGNPERAELLKQHADEEVCALVLSLLDKVRTETAADLNVLHERRSKCAAEGYERSEAALKRRHEEEKTRLTEAFRAAEDGLKVEVQQLAAELQDYDQLKTRVRESTFKKDLQRNIQAHGSPGAFWESEQESLLFVIEMKSEQVQEQSRKLQNMEALVKKNLALEDQIVHVLQQNEDLKVRIDNCQTLIQQISREEQDLRVALERQTAMNQNLSQEKEQLMFKLRHRDSYPSIHLPTMVQELAPR, encoded by the exons ATGGGCTGTACCCACAGTAAG aagaaaagcaaaggaaagacggcagagaagaagcagaacgGAGTCTGTGATGGAG GGCAACGGGCGGCAGGTGGGCAGGACGTCtacctggagaagcagctggagcagTTTGAGTGGCAGCTGAGGACTCTGAAGGAGGTGCTGTCGGCCAACGGGAACCCGGAGAGGGCGGAGCTCCTGAAGCAGCACGCCGACGAGGAGGTGTGCGCCCTGGTCCTGAGCCTCCTCGACAAG GTGAGGACGGAGACGGCGGCCGACCTGAACGTGCTGCACGAGCGGCGGAGCAAATGTGCGGCGGAGGGATACGAGAGGAGCGAGGCGGCGCTGAAGAGGAGGcacgaggaggagaagaccCGGCTGACGGAGGCCTTCCGGGCGGCCGAGGACGGCCTGAAG gtggaggtgcagcagctggCGGCGGAGCTGCAGGACTACGACCAGCTGAAGACCCGGGTCCGGGAGTCCACCTTCAAGAaggacctgcagaggaacattcag gcCCACGGCAGCccaggtgcattctgggagtcggagcaggagtcCCTGTTGTTCGTCATCGAGATGAAGAGCGAGCaggtgcaggagcagagcaggaagctgcagaacaTGGAGGCCCTG GTGAAGAAGAACCTGGCGCTGGAGGACCAGATCGTCcacgtgctgcagcagaacGAGGATCTGAAAGTGCGAATCGACAACTGTCAGACTCTCATTCA GCAGATTTCAAGGGAGGAGCAGGACCTGAGGGTGGCGCTGGAGAGGCAGACCGCCATGAACCAGAACCTTTCTCAGGAAAAAGAGCAGCTGATGTTCAAGCTGAGGCACAGAGACTCGTACCCCAGCATCCATCTGCCCACCATGGTGCAAGAGCTTGCACCCAGATGA
- the emx3 gene encoding empty spiracles homeobox 3, translating to MFHGSSKKCFTIESLVGKEALSGGGSGDEPIRPTALRFTEPLHPGAAAGVFGSCLQGGSGRTLYSGPELVLPEAGAHAHSPGAGLPLHPLQLHPQSFFSPQHRDALGFYPWVLRSRYLGHRFQGDDHSPENLLLHGPFSRKPKRIRTAFSPSQLLRLERAFEKNHYVVGAERKQLASGLCLTETQVKVWFQNRRTKHKRQKLEEESPEAQQKRKGNQHVSRWRVATQQPGAEDVDVISDD from the exons ATGTTCCACGGCAGCAGTAAAAAGTGTTTCACCATCGAGTCTCTGGTGGGGAAGGAGGCGCTGAGCGGGGGCGGCTCCGGGGACGAGCCCATCCGGCCCACGGCGCTGCGCTTCACGGAGCCGCTGCAccccggcgccgccgccgggGTCTTCGGCTCCTGCCTGCAGGGCGGCAGCGGCAGGACTCTGTACTCCGGGCCGGAGCTGGTGCTGCCGGAGGCcggcgcgcacgcacacagccCCGGCGCCGGGCTCCCGCTCCAcccgctgcagctccacccGCAGAGCTTCTTCAGTCCGCAGCACCGCGACGCGCTCGGCTTCTACCCCTGGGTGCTCCGGAGCCGCTACCTGGGACACCGTTTCCAAG GGGACGACCACAGCCCGGAGAACCTTCTCCTGCACGGCCCGTTCTCCAGGAAACCCAAACGCATCAGGACGGCGTTCTCGCCCTCGCAGCTGCTCCGCCTGGAACGGGCCTTCGAGAAGAACCACTATGTGGtcggagcagagaggaagcagctggCCAGCGGGCTGTGCCTGACGGAGACGCAG GTGAaggtctggttccagaaccgcaGGACGAAGCACAAGcggcagaagctggaggaggaatcACCCGAGGcgcagcagaagaggaaggggaACCAGCACGTGAGCCGCTGGAGGGTCGCCACGCAGCAGCCGGGGGCCGAGGACGTCGACGTCATCAGCGATGActag
- the LOC115252311 gene encoding histone H3.v1-like — MTEHSAGVTQPRLRERMSGTGLVEEEEEEEEEEEEEEEEEEEEEEEEEDDEEEEEEEEEDDEEEKEEEDDEDDDDDEDLHPQNRTFTSQEQQDGDMKATEPPPTSMTSPSRRPRPLAGGTRTRARCTRMEAAELSGDSCAEQNRDSAPAQDPVPLRHRAHSCQRSFCSAPSPPGVSTLCGGGATSVRVGVIM, encoded by the exons ATGACTGAACACTCCGCTGGTGTTACGCAACCTCGACTCAGGGAGAGAATGTCTGGAACAggtctggtggaggaggaggaagaggaggaggaagaggaggaggaggaggaagaagaggaggaggaggaggaagaggaggaggaggatgatgaggaggaggaagaggaggaggaggaggatgatgaggaagagaaggaagaggaggatgatgaggatgatgatgatgatgaggatctTCATCCTCAGAACCGCACGTTCACatctcag gagcagcaggacggtGACATGAAGGCAACAGAACCGCCACCGACCTCGATGACGTCACCGTCAcgtcgtcctcgtcccctcGCTGGTGGGACCCGGACCCGGGCCCGCTGCACCAGAATGGAGGCAGCAGAACTTTCAGGAGACTCTTGTGCTGAGCAGAACCGGGACTCTGCACCCGCCCAGGACCCGGTTCCCCTGAGGCACCGTGCACACTCGTGCCAGAGGTCGTTCTGCAGCGCCCCTTCACCCCCGGGTGTCTCCAcgctgtgtggggggggcgcgACCTCGGTACGCGTGggtgtgatcatgtga